The following is a genomic window from Bacillus kexueae.
TGAATGCTACCATTCCGGAGGCTGATTACTTAGGAACTGCCAGTGGTGCGGCGTTACTTGAAATGACTCGTCATTCATTTGGTGTCAATGATCAACCAATCGAATATACTTGTACGAAATATCGTTCTGACCGTTATCATTATGATATCGATCTTCATCGATAATAAAGAGAAGGTTGGTATGAATGAAGTGACCCCTGTCAAGTAGACAGGAATAAAAAAGCACATTTAAGCAACCTGAGTCCTATATTCATAAGGACTCAGGTTGTTTAATTTTTTTTGAAACCGTTGGTGGTTATAAAAACGGATATAT
Proteins encoded in this region:
- a CDS encoding IS3 family transposase — translated: MRFYNHQRFQKKLNNLSPYEYRTQVA